Part of the Candidatus Baltobacteraceae bacterium genome is shown below.
CGCGCACACCGTTACTCGCCAGATCCGCGACGGCTTGCTGACCCTTCCAGGTCGCAACCTGATAGCCGCGCGAGCGAAAGCCGGCGGCAATTCGAGCGGCGAGCGCACGCGCCGAATCACGCGCGACGTCCACGTAGAGCGCAATGATTCGCTGGCCGATCGCAAGCTTGTTCATCACCGGTCACTCTGGCCTTCGCCGACGACCTGGTCGATCCGCTCGTCGCCGATCGCGACGGCGTCGCGTCGCAGCTCGACGAGGAACTCGCGATTCCCGGCGGGTCCGCGTAGCGGCGACGCAACCAGTGCCGCAACGGGGACGCCGAGCGCCCCGGCCGCATCGCATACCTCGCGAAGCACGGCCCCGTGCACGGCCGGATCGCGGACCACGCCACCGCTCCCCAGGCGTGCCCGCCCGGCCTCGAACTGGGGTTTGACCAGCGCAACGATCCGTCCGCCCGGCGCGAGATAGCCGATGCAGCGGATGAGTATCGTTCGCAGCGAGATGAACGACGCATCGACCGTGATGACGTCGAACGGCGCATCGAATGCGTCATCGGGAAGATGCCGGAAGTTGGTGCGTTCGAGCACGTTGACACGCGGATCGTTGCGCAGCCGCCAGTCGAGTTGCCCGTAGCCGACGTCGACCGCCGTTACGCCCAACGCCCCGCGTTGCAACAAGCAGTCCGTGAAACCGCCGGTCGAGGCGCCGACGTCGAGCGCGCGCAGCCCGCGAACGTCGATGCCGAACGCGTCGAGCGCCGCTTCGAGCTTCTCGCCGCCCCGGCTGACGAAACGCCGCGGCGCCTCCACCGTGATCTGCGCGCGTTCGTCCACCCGTTGGCCCGCTTTCGCCGCAGGCTCGCCACCCACGCGCACGCGCCCTTCCATGATGAGACTACGGGCCTGCGAGCGCGAGATGCCCGCATGCTCGGCTACGGCCTCGTCAAGTCTTCGCATCACCCATCGCGGCGTCGATCTGCTCTTGCGCGTTCTTGAGCAGCCCCTCGCATTCC
Proteins encoded:
- a CDS encoding TlyA family RNA methyltransferase, with amino-acid sequence MRRLDEAVAEHAGISRSQARSLIMEGRVRVGGEPAAKAGQRVDERAQITVEAPRRFVSRGGEKLEAALDAFGIDVRGLRALDVGASTGGFTDCLLQRGALGVTAVDVGYGQLDWRLRNDPRVNVLERTNFRHLPDDAFDAPFDVITVDASFISLRTILIRCIGYLAPGGRIVALVKPQFEAGRARLGSGGVVRDPAVHGAVLREVCDAAGALGVPVAALVASPLRGPAGNREFLVELRRDAVAIGDERIDQVVGEGQSDR